In Geotalea uraniireducens, one genomic interval encodes:
- the nuoI gene encoding NADH-quinone oxidoreductase subunit NuoI: protein MIVPLLKGLKITLTHLFKKPITLQYPDEKPVVSPNFRGLHALKVSHDRAKCVACYLCPTVCPAKCITVEAGEDQNHDKFAAKYEIDMLRCIFCGYCVEACPVDALTMTGEFELANYKREDFVFVKERLLEKR, encoded by the coding sequence ATGATTGTGCCGCTGCTTAAAGGTCTGAAAATCACCCTGACTCATCTCTTCAAAAAGCCGATTACGCTGCAATACCCAGACGAGAAGCCGGTTGTTTCTCCGAATTTCCGGGGACTCCATGCTCTCAAGGTGTCGCATGATCGTGCGAAGTGTGTTGCGTGCTATCTTTGCCCGACCGTCTGCCCGGCGAAATGCATTACTGTTGAGGCCGGTGAAGACCAGAACCACGACAAGTTTGCAGCCAAGTACGAGATCGACATGTTGCGGTGCATTTTTTGCGGGTACTGTGTTGAAGCATGTCCGGTCGATGCCTTGACGATGACTGGGGAGTTTGAGCTGGCTAATTACAAGAGAGAAGATTTTGTTTTTGTCAAAGAGAGACTTTTAGAAAAGAGATAA
- the nuoK gene encoding NADH-quinone oxidoreductase subunit NuoK, with amino-acid sequence MVPLHSYLILSAILFSIGTIGVLIRRNAIVIFMCVEMMLNAVNLTFIALSRQLGNIDGQIFVFFVMTVAAAEAAVGLALMIAYYKNRESIDVEDIKLMKL; translated from the coding sequence ATGGTACCTTTGCACAGCTATCTGATTCTCAGCGCAATCTTGTTCTCAATTGGAACAATCGGGGTTCTTATCCGGCGAAATGCGATTGTCATTTTCATGTGCGTTGAAATGATGCTTAACGCCGTAAACCTAACCTTCATTGCGCTCTCTCGGCAGCTTGGCAATATCGATGGGCAAATCTTCGTTTTCTTTGTTATGACTGTTGCTGCAGCAGAGGCGGCAGTAGGCTTGGCGCTGATGATTGCCTACTACAAAAACAGAGAATCCATTGATGTTGAAGATATCAAGCTTATGAAGCTGTAG
- a CDS encoding NADH-quinone oxidoreductase subunit M, producing the protein MSQFPLISVMTFLPLMGVILLFFVNKKSYSLHRVIALVVSLATFVVSLPLVTGFQSNAEFQFVEKVPWISVGPFQMNYHVGIDGISLWLVILTTFIMPIAILSTWTAVEEKVKEYMICLLLLEVGMLGAFISLDLFLFYIFWEVMLIPMYFIIGIWGGKNKIYAAVKFFIYTMVGSMLMLVALIALYFKAGGGDFSLLRFYEVSLDPATQTWMFLAFALAFAIKVPMFPLHTWLPDAHTEAPTAGSVILAAVLLKMGTYGFVRFAMPLFPDATARFTPLFATLSVIGIIYAALVAMVQEDVKKLVAYSSVAHLGYVMLGVFALNQQGLSGGMLQMLNHGVSTGALFLIVGFIYERRHTRLITDFGGLAKQMPIFATIFMIVTLSSIGLPGTNGFVGEFLVLLGSFESSLRWYAVIGTSGVILAAVYMLWMFQRVMFGELTNPKNQTLTDLNAREIVIMLPLLVLIFVMGVYPTPFIDKMSPSLEKLIVHCKSKQQTAKAEVPQLPVAQVSPAAAVIPADSK; encoded by the coding sequence ATGAGCCAGTTTCCGTTAATCAGCGTGATGACCTTTCTTCCTCTCATGGGGGTCATTCTGCTCTTCTTCGTCAATAAGAAGAGCTACTCACTGCACCGGGTTATTGCTCTTGTAGTATCCCTGGCAACCTTTGTCGTATCGCTCCCCCTGGTCACCGGCTTTCAGTCCAACGCCGAGTTCCAGTTCGTGGAAAAGGTGCCCTGGATCTCTGTCGGCCCCTTCCAGATGAATTACCATGTCGGTATCGACGGGATTAGCCTCTGGCTTGTGATTCTGACCACCTTCATCATGCCGATTGCAATCCTTTCAACCTGGACAGCGGTTGAGGAGAAGGTCAAGGAATACATGATCTGTCTGCTTCTCCTTGAGGTCGGGATGTTGGGAGCGTTTATCTCTCTTGATCTCTTCCTGTTCTATATCTTCTGGGAAGTCATGTTGATCCCGATGTACTTCATCATCGGTATTTGGGGTGGCAAGAACAAGATTTATGCTGCGGTTAAGTTCTTCATTTATACCATGGTCGGTTCGATGCTGATGTTGGTTGCACTGATCGCGCTGTACTTCAAAGCTGGCGGTGGTGATTTCAGTCTCCTAAGGTTCTATGAGGTTTCTCTTGATCCCGCAACACAGACCTGGATGTTCCTTGCGTTTGCACTTGCCTTCGCAATTAAAGTGCCGATGTTTCCGCTGCATACCTGGTTGCCAGATGCTCATACGGAAGCACCGACAGCCGGTTCCGTGATCCTCGCCGCTGTGCTGCTGAAAATGGGAACTTACGGCTTTGTTCGGTTTGCCATGCCGCTCTTCCCCGATGCCACAGCACGTTTTACTCCTCTTTTTGCCACGTTGTCGGTAATCGGCATTATTTACGCTGCATTGGTAGCAATGGTGCAGGAAGACGTCAAAAAACTGGTTGCGTACTCATCTGTTGCTCACTTGGGATACGTCATGCTTGGCGTGTTTGCTCTCAACCAGCAGGGGCTGTCCGGTGGGATGCTGCAGATGCTGAATCATGGTGTGTCTACCGGCGCACTGTTCCTTATCGTCGGCTTTATCTACGAGCGGCGTCATACCCGTTTGATCACTGACTTTGGTGGGCTTGCCAAGCAGATGCCGATTTTTGCGACAATCTTCATGATTGTTACACTCTCTTCGATTGGTTTGCCGGGTACCAATGGTTTCGTTGGAGAGTTTCTTGTCCTGCTCGGCTCGTTTGAAAGCAGCCTCAGATGGTATGCGGTAATCGGAACGAGCGGCGTGATTCTCGCCGCTGTCTACATGCTCTGGATGTTCCAACGAGTTATGTTTGGCGAGCTGACCAATCCGAAAAACCAGACCCTGACTGATCTCAATGCCCGTGAAATTGTCATTATGTTGCCCCTGTTGGTGCTGATCTTTGTAATGGGTGTTTACCCGACTCCTTTTATCGACAAGATGAGTCCTTCTCTAGAGAAGTTGATAGTGCATTGTAAATCGAAGCAGCAGACCGCAAAAGCGGAAGTTCCCCAGCTTCCGGTTGCACAGGTAAGTCCCGCAGCGGCGGTGATACCCGCAGATTCCAAGTAA
- the nuoH gene encoding NADH-quinone oxidoreductase subunit NuoH has protein sequence MGYEILGLPMAYYIAMVAKVVVVFVFVLLTVAYATYAERKIIGHMQVRLGPMRTGWHGLLQPIADGVKLFFKEEIIPANANKFAFLVAPLISLVPAFIAFAVIPFGDTIEIAGNKIPLQIAAYYDTAAGKVVDVNVGVLYILALASLGVYGIVLAGWASNSKYSLLGGLRASAQMISYELAAGLSIISVFMLSQSLSLHQIVADQAGFGWYAFKQPLAFVLFFICSVAEINRTPFDLPEAESELVSGFCTEYSSMKYAMFFMAEYANMVTVCAVTTTLFLGGWHGPLPSVLNFIVKVYFLMFCLMWIRATYPRYRYDQLMRLGWKVFLPLALLNIVVTGVVVAL, from the coding sequence ATGGGATACGAAATATTGGGATTGCCAATGGCGTATTACATCGCCATGGTGGCCAAAGTTGTTGTCGTGTTTGTGTTTGTTCTGCTGACCGTGGCATACGCCACCTATGCTGAGCGAAAGATCATTGGCCACATGCAGGTGCGACTCGGTCCGATGCGGACCGGTTGGCACGGGCTTCTTCAGCCTATTGCCGATGGGGTCAAACTGTTCTTCAAGGAAGAGATCATTCCGGCGAATGCCAACAAGTTCGCTTTCCTTGTGGCACCGTTGATCTCACTGGTACCCGCCTTCATTGCGTTTGCGGTGATACCGTTTGGCGACACAATCGAAATTGCGGGAAATAAGATACCGTTGCAGATTGCTGCCTATTACGACACTGCCGCCGGCAAGGTGGTCGATGTGAATGTCGGGGTTTTGTACATCCTTGCCTTGGCATCCTTGGGGGTCTACGGGATCGTATTGGCGGGCTGGGCCTCTAACAGCAAATATTCTCTGTTGGGTGGCCTACGGGCATCTGCGCAGATGATCTCCTATGAGCTTGCCGCCGGACTCTCGATTATCTCGGTGTTTATGCTGTCGCAGTCGCTGTCGTTGCATCAGATCGTTGCCGACCAGGCCGGATTCGGCTGGTACGCCTTCAAGCAGCCACTGGCATTTGTTCTGTTCTTCATCTGCTCCGTTGCAGAGATCAACAGGACTCCCTTTGACCTTCCGGAGGCCGAAAGTGAACTTGTTTCCGGATTCTGCACCGAATATTCGAGTATGAAGTATGCGATGTTCTTCATGGCAGAATATGCCAACATGGTAACGGTCTGTGCCGTAACGACGACGCTCTTCCTCGGTGGGTGGCATGGTCCGCTTCCGTCGGTGCTCAACTTCATTGTCAAAGTGTACTTCTTGATGTTCTGTCTGATGTGGATTCGCGCTACCTATCCGCGCTACCGCTATGACCAGCTGATGAGACTGGGTTGGAAGGTGTTCCTCCCGTTGGCGCTTCTTAACATTGTTGTTACCGGTGTCGTTGTAGCACTCTAG
- a CDS encoding NADH-quinone oxidoreductase subunit J encodes METIFFTIVAAIAVVASIMVITCKNPINSALSLVMTFFCLATLYVMLDAPFMAAVQVIVYAGAIMVLIVFVIMLLNLRAESGRRSSHTVLFGSLVGVFTLFQLVYILNRSSLTGAKGPLDADIINNVGHTEIIGKALFTDFLLPFEITSILLLVAIIGAVVLTKRKI; translated from the coding sequence ATGGAAACCATTTTCTTCACCATTGTGGCAGCAATAGCTGTCGTGGCCAGCATTATGGTCATTACTTGTAAAAATCCGATTAACAGTGCGCTCTCTCTTGTCATGACATTCTTCTGCCTGGCCACGCTCTATGTAATGCTTGATGCGCCATTCATGGCAGCCGTGCAAGTGATTGTCTATGCGGGCGCGATCATGGTCTTGATAGTGTTCGTCATCATGCTGCTCAACCTGCGGGCCGAGTCGGGCAGGAGAAGCTCCCATACGGTGCTGTTCGGTAGTTTGGTTGGAGTTTTCACACTCTTCCAACTTGTTTATATCCTGAACAGAAGCTCGCTGACTGGAGCAAAGGGGCCGCTGGACGCGGACATCATCAACAACGTTGGGCATACTGAGATTATCGGCAAGGCACTGTTCACCGATTTTCTCCTTCCCTTTGAAATTACTTCTATTCTGCTTCTGGTGGCGATCATCGGCGCAGTCGTACTTACCAAACGGAAAATTTAA
- a CDS encoding NADH-quinone oxidoreductase subunit N, whose product METIAIPAINFAPIMPEVILSIFGMALLLVNVFVPSEQKAYLGYLSLGGIIIAALTLLNGWGAPPQEGFSSSVQLDNFAIFFKGIFLLSATLTILISDHYMKREECNVGELYPLILFATTGMMLMASGTDLMTIFLGLEVLSVSLYVLAGFNRANVKSNEAGLKYFLLGAFSTGFLLYGMALTYGATGTTRIAKIAEFIAQNTSVAANPMFYIGMLLMATGFSFKIAAAPFHMWTPDVYEGAPTPITAYMSAGPKAAGFAAFLRVLIVAFPSLKADWTDLLWVLAVLTMTIGNIIALNQNNIKRMLAYSSIAHAGYALVGFTAGNAEGTAGILFYMLSYTFMNIGAFAIIILVGKKGEENNNVSDYAGFATKHPVLALAMSVFLFSLAGMPPTAGFIGKFYLFSSAIKAGYIWLAIIGVLNSAASVYYYLRVMVYMYMKDPVEEFDWMKASPAVMLCILVSVAGALIPGVLPSYLLELAQKAVLL is encoded by the coding sequence ATGGAAACAATTGCAATTCCAGCCATTAACTTCGCCCCGATCATGCCAGAGGTGATTCTTTCGATCTTTGGTATGGCGTTGCTCCTCGTTAATGTATTTGTGCCGAGCGAGCAGAAGGCCTATCTGGGGTACCTAAGTCTCGGAGGCATCATCATTGCTGCGCTGACATTGCTCAATGGCTGGGGAGCACCTCCTCAGGAGGGTTTTAGCAGCTCTGTACAACTCGACAATTTCGCGATTTTCTTTAAAGGGATCTTCCTACTCTCGGCTACGCTGACCATATTGATCTCTGACCACTATATGAAGCGCGAAGAGTGCAACGTTGGTGAACTCTATCCGTTGATTCTGTTTGCGACTACCGGGATGATGTTGATGGCTTCCGGAACGGACCTGATGACGATCTTCCTTGGTTTGGAAGTGCTTTCGGTTTCTCTTTATGTTCTGGCCGGCTTTAACCGGGCTAACGTAAAGTCGAATGAGGCTGGGCTTAAGTATTTCCTTCTCGGTGCATTTTCGACCGGCTTTCTCCTTTATGGAATGGCTCTGACTTATGGCGCAACTGGAACGACAAGGATCGCAAAGATTGCTGAATTCATCGCCCAGAATACTTCGGTGGCCGCGAATCCGATGTTTTACATCGGGATGTTGCTGATGGCTACGGGCTTTTCGTTCAAAATTGCTGCGGCCCCGTTCCACATGTGGACCCCCGATGTGTATGAAGGCGCTCCGACCCCCATAACTGCCTATATGTCTGCCGGGCCGAAGGCTGCTGGTTTTGCCGCCTTTCTTCGGGTACTGATCGTAGCCTTCCCTTCCTTGAAGGCTGATTGGACTGACCTCCTTTGGGTGTTAGCGGTCCTGACGATGACGATAGGCAATATCATCGCCCTCAATCAGAACAATATCAAGCGGATGCTTGCATATTCGTCGATTGCCCACGCCGGTTATGCGCTGGTCGGTTTTACGGCCGGGAATGCTGAGGGGACTGCGGGTATTCTCTTTTACATGCTGTCCTACACCTTCATGAACATTGGCGCGTTTGCCATCATCATCTTGGTGGGCAAAAAAGGCGAGGAAAACAATAACGTAAGCGATTACGCCGGATTTGCCACTAAGCATCCGGTACTTGCGCTCGCGATGTCGGTATTTCTCTTCTCCTTGGCGGGGATGCCACCGACTGCCGGTTTCATCGGGAAATTCTATCTCTTCTCCAGCGCTATCAAGGCAGGCTATATCTGGCTCGCCATTATCGGGGTACTGAATAGCGCTGCATCCGTTTACTACTACCTGCGGGTGATGGTTTACATGTACATGAAAGATCCGGTCGAAGAATTTGACTGGATGAAGGCCTCTCCGGCCGTTATGCTCTGCATTTTGGTTTCGGTGGCCGGTGCGCTGATCCCGGGCGTGCTTCCTTCGTACCTGCTCGAACTTGCACAAAAAGCGGTATTGCTGTAA
- a CDS encoding molybdopterin-dependent oxidoreductase has protein sequence MVNLTIDGKQVTVPKDATIYDAAKSAGIKIPILCHDKKLHPFGGCRMCLVEVEQMKGRQIPACTTPVTEGMIVSTMTPEIVQARKMVLELLLLKHPIDCPVCDAAGDCDLQNLTYEYEVNANRFQDEKFQHQIDYENPLIERDMNRCVHCGKCARICDEIVSFGAYSFINRGIEAKIGTPFDGPLNCEFCGSCISVCPVGALISRPFKFKARWWSLNKVKTVCSYCGTGCNLTLGVKDDKVLTTVYDEDQGFHNGQLCTRGRFGYQFVNSASRLTTPLLRKNGKLEPVSWDEALGVISQRLVEGKAAGGSTVAGLVTPRLTNEELYLFKKLFNGAIGSDNIDHAAGYAHEALTVGAAQSVGIPASPAVIADIQDADLLLVVKTDAYETHPVLGFEINLAVKRKGVKLRIVSDKRGKLAKLPGAATYLHKPGYEIQFFNALAKVVVDEGLGAPEAAATIPGYGEFKRSLESVSLPQAAEQCGVTVDELTALARDYVAAPKALIVMPTGMGYPGHGSDLAHAVINLALVAGKIGAAGGGVLILGEKNNSQGAADLKIHPVAAGKNAAAILDGCIAGAVKTLYIAGENPVVSYPNRKQVELAIDKAEFVIVQDLFLTDTAAKADVVLPVCSFAEKEGTYTSVGKAVQRIHKAIKPIGLAKSDFEIFNQLYAALGGDKFAGPEQVFAEIAATVPCYGAIEYAALGDTGAIYAVTPKPKLIPVAGAVPNAEAGKLALVTGSALNHCGTLSLHGEGPMYVCPAGYAELNIEDAARLGVNQDELVTLKSSVGEVRLKVKVGVRLPAGMVFAPYHFAENSINNVTNGAAVQWVSVSK, from the coding sequence ATGGTAAATCTCACGATCGACGGAAAACAGGTAACGGTACCAAAAGACGCTACCATTTATGATGCCGCAAAGTCGGCAGGCATCAAGATACCCATTCTCTGTCACGACAAAAAGCTCCATCCTTTTGGTGGTTGTCGTATGTGCCTCGTTGAAGTGGAACAGATGAAGGGGCGGCAAATCCCGGCATGTACTACCCCGGTGACGGAGGGGATGATAGTCAGCACCATGACGCCGGAAATTGTTCAAGCAAGAAAGATGGTGCTGGAACTGCTTCTGCTTAAGCACCCCATCGACTGTCCAGTCTGTGATGCTGCAGGTGATTGCGACCTGCAGAATCTCACCTATGAATACGAAGTAAATGCGAATCGGTTCCAGGACGAGAAGTTCCAACACCAGATCGACTACGAAAATCCACTGATTGAACGCGATATGAACAGATGCGTTCATTGTGGCAAATGTGCACGCATCTGCGATGAGATTGTCTCCTTTGGGGCGTATTCGTTTATCAATCGCGGTATTGAAGCAAAAATCGGCACGCCGTTCGACGGCCCCCTGAACTGTGAATTCTGCGGTTCATGTATCTCTGTCTGTCCGGTGGGAGCACTTATCTCCCGGCCGTTTAAATTCAAAGCCCGGTGGTGGTCTTTGAACAAGGTCAAGACCGTTTGCTCGTATTGCGGGACCGGCTGCAACCTGACCTTGGGTGTCAAAGATGACAAGGTACTTACAACTGTTTACGATGAAGATCAGGGCTTTCATAACGGGCAACTCTGCACCCGGGGGAGATTTGGCTATCAGTTCGTGAACAGCGCCTCCCGGCTTACAACACCGTTGTTGAGGAAAAACGGTAAGCTTGAGCCTGTCAGTTGGGATGAAGCGCTGGGCGTCATCAGCCAGCGCCTTGTCGAAGGGAAAGCAGCAGGAGGCTCGACTGTTGCCGGCCTTGTGACCCCACGCCTTACCAATGAAGAGCTGTACCTGTTTAAAAAGCTGTTTAATGGGGCGATTGGCTCTGACAATATCGACCATGCGGCAGGGTATGCTCATGAGGCGTTGACCGTCGGTGCTGCTCAAAGTGTCGGAATCCCTGCTTCTCCTGCGGTGATAGCCGATATTCAGGATGCGGATTTGTTGCTGGTTGTCAAGACTGACGCCTATGAAACGCATCCGGTGCTCGGTTTTGAAATCAACCTTGCGGTCAAGAGAAAAGGGGTCAAGCTGCGAATTGTTTCCGACAAGCGCGGCAAGCTTGCCAAATTACCCGGCGCGGCAACGTATCTTCATAAGCCGGGCTATGAAATACAATTCTTCAATGCGCTGGCCAAGGTTGTTGTCGACGAAGGGCTGGGGGCTCCGGAAGCTGCCGCCACGATCCCAGGCTATGGCGAATTCAAGCGGTCGCTTGAAAGTGTTTCGCTGCCGCAGGCTGCCGAGCAATGCGGGGTTACGGTTGATGAGCTTACAGCCCTTGCGCGTGACTATGTAGCCGCTCCTAAGGCGCTGATAGTAATGCCGACCGGTATGGGATATCCAGGCCATGGCAGCGATTTGGCTCATGCCGTTATCAACTTGGCGTTGGTCGCTGGAAAGATTGGTGCGGCTGGCGGCGGCGTCTTGATTCTCGGTGAGAAGAACAACAGTCAGGGAGCAGCGGATCTTAAAATTCACCCGGTTGCGGCCGGTAAAAATGCGGCTGCAATTCTTGATGGCTGCATAGCCGGGGCGGTTAAAACCCTCTATATCGCCGGCGAGAATCCGGTTGTCTCGTATCCGAATCGCAAGCAGGTGGAACTTGCCATTGACAAGGCAGAGTTTGTAATCGTCCAAGACCTGTTCCTTACTGATACAGCTGCCAAAGCCGATGTCGTGCTGCCAGTGTGTTCCTTTGCCGAGAAAGAAGGAACCTATACCAGCGTTGGTAAAGCAGTGCAGAGAATTCATAAGGCAATTAAGCCTATTGGCCTTGCGAAAAGTGATTTCGAGATATTCAACCAGTTGTATGCAGCCCTTGGCGGCGACAAATTCGCTGGTCCGGAGCAGGTCTTCGCGGAAATTGCTGCAACGGTGCCTTGCTACGGCGCAATCGAGTATGCTGCGCTCGGCGACACCGGGGCGATATATGCGGTGACGCCAAAGCCAAAGCTGATCCCGGTTGCCGGTGCTGTACCCAATGCTGAAGCAGGGAAATTGGCACTTGTCACGGGGAGTGCGCTTAATCATTGCGGTACGCTGTCATTGCATGGTGAAGGGCCGATGTACGTTTGTCCGGCAGGTTATGCCGAACTGAACATAGAAGATGCGGCGAGACTTGGTGTCAATCAGGATGAGCTCGTTACGCTGAAATCGTCTGTCGGTGAAGTACGACTCAAGGTCAAGGTCGGTGTGCGATTGCCAGCCGGCATGGTCTTTGCCCCATACCATTTCGCGGAAAATTCAATCAATAACGTTACAAATGGTGCTGCGGTCCAATGGGTCAGCGTCAGCAAGTAG
- the nuoL gene encoding NADH-quinone oxidoreductase subunit L, whose amino-acid sequence MFEYVWLIPLFPLIGVVINGLLGKKIKNEKVIGGLGALMVFCSFVVSCGILKQLLSLPGEERVFEKILFTWIKSGQFKADIGFLIDPLSALMIMVVTGVGFLIHVYSIGYMHGEEGFYRYFAYLNLFTFSMLLLVLGNNLLLMFVGWEGVGLCSYLLIGYYFHKKSAGDAGKKAFVMNRVGDFGFLLGTFTLFWYLGQNHNVWTINFRELAASAHLLPVGGIVTIITLCFFLGATGKSAQIPLYTWLPDAMEGPTPVSALIHAATMVTAGVYMIGRLNFVYIRSHETMMVVAIVGAATALFAATIGTAQNDIKRVLAYSTVSQLGYMFLGMGVGAFTAGIFHLMTHAFFKACLFLGSGSVIHSMHHALHHIHSHDDPQDMRNMGGLRKAMPLTFLTFLLATVAIAGIPGFAGFFSKDEILWQAYANPHFGELNTVLWAVGAIAAGLTAFYMFRLVFMTFFGECRIKEKAKEHLHESPFVIVFPLLVLAGLSVVGGWIGVPKLLGDALGGMPNYLEQYLEPVFASSNEFVQQQIQHAAVHHSVGLEWGLMSISVIIAVVGIAIAYLLYVAAPSIPAKFTAAFPALHRAVYNKWYIDELYDFLFVNPCKWLGNFLWKGFDVLIVDGVVNGVAAVVKGFGGVLRNIQTGYVHNYAFTMALGVVVIVGFYIFR is encoded by the coding sequence ATGTTCGAGTACGTATGGCTGATACCCCTGTTCCCGCTGATCGGTGTCGTGATTAACGGCCTTCTTGGGAAAAAGATCAAAAACGAGAAGGTTATTGGCGGCCTTGGTGCACTGATGGTCTTCTGCTCCTTCGTCGTCTCCTGCGGTATCTTGAAACAGCTGCTCTCGCTCCCGGGTGAGGAACGCGTTTTCGAGAAGATTCTTTTTACCTGGATCAAGTCTGGCCAGTTTAAAGCTGATATCGGCTTCCTAATCGACCCGCTGTCAGCCTTGATGATCATGGTTGTCACCGGCGTTGGCTTTCTGATTCATGTTTACTCCATAGGCTACATGCACGGTGAAGAGGGCTTTTATCGCTACTTCGCCTACCTGAATCTGTTTACCTTTTCGATGCTCCTTCTCGTCCTTGGCAACAACCTTCTTCTTATGTTTGTTGGCTGGGAGGGTGTAGGTCTCTGCTCCTACCTCTTGATTGGTTATTATTTCCACAAAAAGTCCGCGGGTGATGCCGGTAAGAAAGCGTTCGTCATGAACCGAGTCGGCGACTTCGGCTTTTTGCTCGGTACCTTCACGCTATTCTGGTATTTGGGGCAAAATCACAACGTCTGGACGATCAATTTCCGCGAGCTAGCCGCCAGTGCGCATCTGCTGCCGGTTGGTGGAATTGTGACAATAATTACGCTCTGTTTCTTCCTGGGTGCCACTGGCAAATCAGCCCAGATCCCTCTCTATACCTGGCTCCCTGACGCCATGGAAGGTCCGACTCCTGTTTCCGCCCTCATCCATGCGGCCACCATGGTAACCGCCGGTGTGTATATGATCGGCCGGCTGAACTTTGTCTATATCCGCTCCCACGAAACCATGATGGTGGTTGCAATCGTTGGCGCAGCAACCGCGCTGTTTGCGGCCACTATCGGTACGGCGCAGAACGATATCAAGCGGGTTCTAGCTTATTCTACTGTTTCCCAGTTGGGATACATGTTCCTCGGTATGGGGGTTGGCGCGTTCACCGCCGGTATCTTCCATCTGATGACCCACGCCTTCTTCAAGGCATGTCTGTTCCTTGGCTCCGGTTCGGTAATCCACTCAATGCACCATGCGCTCCATCATATCCATTCGCACGATGATCCTCAGGACATGAGAAATATGGGTGGCCTGCGGAAAGCCATGCCGTTGACCTTCCTGACCTTCCTGCTTGCAACGGTAGCCATTGCCGGTATTCCGGGCTTTGCTGGCTTCTTCAGTAAGGACGAGATTCTGTGGCAGGCATACGCGAATCCACATTTTGGTGAATTAAACACTGTTCTCTGGGCTGTTGGGGCGATAGCTGCCGGCCTGACTGCCTTCTACATGTTCCGGCTTGTGTTCATGACCTTTTTCGGCGAGTGCCGGATCAAGGAGAAAGCAAAGGAACATCTGCACGAGTCGCCTTTTGTCATCGTTTTTCCTTTGCTTGTTCTTGCCGGTCTGTCGGTGGTTGGAGGCTGGATTGGGGTGCCGAAACTTTTGGGTGATGCCCTGGGCGGGATGCCTAACTATCTTGAACAGTACCTCGAGCCGGTGTTTGCAAGCTCCAACGAGTTTGTGCAGCAGCAGATTCAACACGCTGCGGTTCATCACAGTGTCGGTTTAGAGTGGGGTTTGATGAGCATCTCGGTAATTATTGCCGTGGTTGGAATTGCCATCGCCTACTTGCTGTATGTTGCCGCTCCGTCGATCCCGGCGAAGTTTACTGCTGCATTCCCTGCGCTGCATCGTGCTGTCTACAACAAGTGGTACATCGATGAACTTTATGATTTCCTCTTCGTCAATCCGTGCAAGTGGTTGGGGAATTTCCTCTGGAAAGGCTTCGACGTGCTGATTGTTGATGGGGTTGTCAACGGGGTTGCTGCGGTAGTGAAGGGGTTCGGTGGCGTTTTGAGAAATATCCAGACAGGCTATGTTCACAATTACGCATTTACCATGGCCTTAGGTGTGGTTGTAATCGTAGGCTTCTACATCTTCCGTTAA